A single Nomia melanderi isolate GNS246 chromosome 13, iyNomMela1, whole genome shotgun sequence DNA region contains:
- the hfp gene encoding poly(U)-binding-splicing factor hfp isoform X4, which yields MQNHQTRKLELKICASPQSRIVCAQPSLLSPEHGNASEFLPGPIYDLNQIGQVVAGPGAKYLTLPGILGAGLPKITSEQQDTVNRAKKYAMEQSIKMVLMKQTLAHQQQQMASQRNQVQRQQALALMCRVYVGSISFELKEDTIRQAFLPFGPIKSINMSWDPVTQKHKGFAFVEYEIPEAAQLALEQMNGVMIGGRNIKVVGRPSNMPQAQSVIDEITEESKHYNRIYIASIHQDLTEDDIKSVFEAFGPITYCKLAQGSSPHRHKGYGFIEYETMQAALEAIASMNLFDLGGQYLRVGRAITPPNALMGPPSGTSMMPTAAAVAAAAATAKIQAMDAVASNAVALGLTKLGAAAPPILNQALPGIVRPTLAPATMMAPPTIATVAPVIPPPGIAIPQALTRPPAIIQPIPGQPVVIPPPAVVAPTIVGTPVIPVTTTTNSDIMRRAQEQAAHQKQQEELQKKLLEETEPQTLQQQENMSIKGQSARHLVMQKLMRKVESRVVILRNMVAPEDVDESLQEEIQDECSKFGVVERVIIYNERQSEDDEDAEVIVKIFVEFSQMSEAERARDSLNGRYFGGRLVKGELYDQALFDNSDFSG from the exons GAAATGCATCAGAGTTCTTGCCAGGCCCTATATATGATCTTAATCAAATCGGACAAGTTGTCGCGG GACCTGGAGCTAAGTATCTTACACTACCTGGCATTCTAGGTGCTGGTCTTCCAAAAATTACATCTGAACAACAGGATACAGTAAATAGAGCAAAGAAATATGCGATGGAACAAAGCATCAAAAtggttttaatgaaacaaacacTCGCGCATCAACAACAG CAAATGGCTAGTCAACGGAATCAGGTGCAGAGACAGCAGGCTCTCGCCCTCATGTGCAG GGTATATGTGGGCAGCATCAGTTTCGAATTGAAAGAGGACACGATTAGGCAAGCGTTCTTGCCTTTTGGTCCTATAAAATCGATCAACATGTCATGGGACCCCGTTACCCAGAAGCACAAAGGATTCGCATTCGTCGAATACGAGATACCAGAAGCAGCGCAGCTTGCTTTGGAACAGATGAATGGTGTCATGATTGGTGGACGTAACATCAAG GTTGTAGGACGACCGTCGAACATGCCACAGGCTCAGTCTGTCATAGATGAGATTACCGAGGAGAGTAAACATTATAATCGCATTTACATCGCATCTATTCACCAAGACTTGACCGAGGACGATATTAAATCGGTATTCGAAGCTTTCGGTCCTATTACCTATTGCAAATTGGCACAAGGCAGTTCACCCCACCGCCACAAAGGATACGGTTTTATCGAGTACGAAACGATGCAGGCTGCTTTGGAAGCTATCGCGTCGATGAATTTGTTCGATCTGGGTGGACAGTATTTGCGAGTGGGTAGAGCTATCACTCCGCCAAACGCTCTTATGGGTCCCCCGAGTGGAACCAGTATGATGCCGACTGCGGCGGCAGTGGCAGCCGCTGCTGCGACTGCCAAGATTCAAGCGATGGATGCTGTGGCCAGCAACGCGGTGGCTCTGGGATTGACCAAACTCGGAGCTGCGGCTCCCCCCATTCTTAATCAAG CTTTGCCAGGTATAGTGAGACCTACTCTTGCTCCTGCGACAATGATGGCACCACCGACTATAGCGACAGTAGCACCGGTCATTCCTCCGCCTGGTATAGCTATACCGCAGGCTTTAACTAGACCACCAGCAATTATTCAACCCATACCCGGGCAACCGGTTGTCATACCACCTCCAGCTGTCGTTGCGCCGACAATAGTGGGCACTCCGGTT ATACCAGTCACAACTACAACAAATTCCGATATTATGAGGCGGGCGCAGGAACAAGCGGCTCATCAGAAACAACAGGAAGAACTACAAAAGAAGTTACTGGAAGAAACGGAACCGCAGACGTTGCAACAACAAGAAAACATGTCGATTAAAGGACAAAGTGCCCGTCATCTTGTTATGCAGAAGCTTATGCGCAAAGTTGAGTCCCGAGTTGTAATTTTGAGAAATATGGTAGCACCGGAAGACGTAGATGAAAGTTTACAGGAAGAAATTCAGGACGAGTGTTCGAAATTTGGAGTTGTAGAAagagttattatttataatgaacgaCAGTCCGAAGATGACGAGGATGCAGAAGTTATTGTGAAAATTTTCGTTGAATTCTCTCAAATGAGTG aagCGGAACGTGCAAGGGATTCTTTGAACGGTCGTTATTTTGGTGGTCGATTAGTAAAGGGAGAGTTATATGATCAAGCTTTATTTGACAATAGCGATTTTTCAGGTTGA